The proteins below are encoded in one region of Knoellia sp. S7-12:
- a CDS encoding universal stress protein encodes MSGTTSPTPTARIVAGIDGSAHGWAALAWAAERASELKIPLHLVHAFAPDIPMLGFGTTDQSSILAEGRRLLATATARAHATNPALTVTTSLPPGYASRALVGASHSATMVVLGAVGHGLLSRATIGAVAQQVAAHATCPVVIVGHEGRSERNHRRVVVGVDGSSSSNAALHTAFDYAATRESELVVVHAWEAKGIKDPTLETDSSWPAYESHLEQAVTREIASSSAEHPAVKVHHDVVRSSPVAALIQAADTADLVVVGARGTGGFAGLHLGSVSGRLLGRTDCPLVIVHSREV; translated from the coding sequence ATGAGCGGCACCACCTCACCCACCCCCACCGCACGCATCGTCGCGGGCATCGACGGGTCCGCACACGGCTGGGCTGCTCTCGCATGGGCCGCCGAGCGGGCCAGCGAGCTGAAGATTCCCCTCCACCTCGTGCATGCCTTCGCACCGGACATCCCGATGCTCGGGTTCGGCACCACAGACCAGAGCTCCATCCTGGCCGAGGGAAGGCGACTCCTCGCCACCGCGACCGCCAGGGCCCATGCCACCAATCCCGCCCTGACAGTGACCACGTCACTGCCGCCGGGCTACGCCTCGCGGGCATTGGTCGGCGCGTCACACTCCGCCACCATGGTGGTGCTCGGGGCAGTCGGCCATGGACTGCTGAGCCGGGCGACCATCGGAGCCGTTGCCCAACAGGTCGCCGCACATGCCACCTGCCCCGTGGTCATCGTCGGGCACGAGGGCCGAAGCGAGCGCAACCACCGTCGCGTCGTCGTGGGCGTCGACGGCTCTTCGTCGTCGAATGCGGCCCTGCACACCGCTTTTGACTACGCAGCAACCCGCGAATCCGAGCTCGTCGTCGTGCACGCCTGGGAAGCCAAGGGAATCAAGGACCCGACCCTGGAGACCGACTCGAGCTGGCCAGCATACGAGAGCCACCTCGAGCAGGCGGTCACCCGCGAGATCGCGTCAAGCAGCGCGGAGCACCCGGCGGTCAAGGTCCATCACGACGTCGTGCGCAGTTCTCCCGTCGCGGCCCTCATCCAGGCGGCGGACACGGCCGACCTCGTCGTCGTCGGCGCCCGTGGCACCGGAGGCTTCGCCGGGCTCCACCTCGGCTCAGTCTCGGGACGGCTCCTGGGCCGCACCGACTGCCCGCTCGTCATCGTGCACTCGCGGGAGGTGTGA
- a CDS encoding S9 family peptidase translates to MADLTAPLTPPLAATRDHIREHHGDRVVDPYEWLRDAEDPEVRAYLDDENAYADARTLGLQPLRDSIFGEIKSRTLETDLSVPVRSGPWWYYSRTVEGQQYAIHARVPVTDPPTRPVVASDETPDGEQVLLDGNVEAGDSEFFSIGALSVSPDHTRLAFATDTSGDERFDLVVRDPATGETLDEAITGIGYGVEFSHDGETLFYTRVDDAWRPHQLWRHIVGSDPSTDVLVHEELDERFWMGVGSSRDDRWIILALGSKTTSEVRLLDATTPEADFRVVAPRRDGVEYDVEPAADRLLIVHNTDNPDSDLAWAPLDSTSHEQWQPLLAAGEGERFLGVDAFDAVAVLSLRRGGVASLSLLAIDPASESGYAAPVPVSFDEPIYSAGLGDNPEAGQSVLQVVFESFVTPRTVLDVDLATGERTVLKQQPVLGDVNLSDYVQRREWATASDGTLVPISVVHRVDLGPDGSNPGLLTAYGAYEHSSDPYFSVARLSLLDRGVVHATAHVRGGGEMGRHWYDQGKLLAKPNTFSDTVSCADRLIELGWVAPDRLGLEGGSAGGLLVGAVVNLAPDRFRVAHGAVPFVDALTTILRPDLPLTVGEWEEWGNPLEDPEVYAVMKAYSPYENVAAQAYPAILATTSLNDTRVFFTEAAKWVARLRATVTNDAATRPILLRTEMAAGHGGRSGRYAAWEQVAWEWAFVLDQLAATSRLPATSHLPRVHDDERAVGAAQEPSRD, encoded by the coding sequence GTGGCTGACCTGACTGCGCCCCTGACCCCGCCGCTCGCCGCGACCCGCGATCACATCCGCGAGCACCACGGCGACCGTGTCGTCGACCCCTACGAGTGGCTGCGTGACGCCGAGGACCCCGAGGTCCGTGCCTATCTCGACGACGAGAACGCCTACGCCGACGCCCGCACGTTAGGGCTGCAACCGTTGCGGGACAGCATCTTTGGCGAGATCAAGTCTCGGACCCTCGAGACCGACCTCTCCGTCCCGGTGCGTTCTGGCCCGTGGTGGTATTACTCGCGCACGGTCGAGGGGCAGCAGTACGCCATCCATGCCCGTGTGCCGGTGACCGACCCACCAACGCGTCCCGTTGTCGCGTCCGACGAAACCCCCGATGGCGAGCAGGTCCTGCTCGACGGCAACGTCGAGGCGGGTGACTCCGAGTTCTTCTCGATCGGCGCCCTGTCGGTGAGTCCAGACCACACACGACTTGCCTTCGCGACCGACACCAGTGGTGATGAGCGCTTCGATCTCGTCGTCCGCGACCCCGCGACGGGCGAGACGCTCGACGAGGCCATCACCGGGATCGGCTACGGCGTCGAGTTCTCGCACGACGGCGAGACCCTGTTCTACACGCGGGTCGATGACGCCTGGCGGCCTCATCAGTTGTGGCGCCACATCGTCGGTTCCGACCCGAGCACGGATGTCCTCGTCCACGAGGAGCTCGATGAGCGCTTCTGGATGGGCGTCGGCTCGAGTCGTGATGACCGCTGGATCATCCTCGCGCTCGGGTCCAAGACGACGTCGGAGGTGCGGCTCCTCGACGCGACGACGCCCGAGGCCGACTTCCGGGTTGTCGCCCCTCGGCGCGATGGCGTCGAATATGACGTCGAGCCCGCAGCCGACCGGCTCCTCATCGTCCACAACACCGACAACCCTGACTCCGACCTGGCGTGGGCACCGCTCGACTCCACGAGTCACGAGCAGTGGCAGCCGCTCCTCGCGGCCGGAGAGGGCGAGCGGTTCCTCGGCGTCGACGCCTTCGACGCGGTGGCGGTGCTGTCGCTGCGTCGCGGGGGAGTCGCGTCCCTGTCGTTGCTCGCCATCGATCCTGCAAGCGAATCCGGGTATGCCGCACCGGTTCCGGTCTCTTTCGACGAACCGATCTATTCCGCCGGGTTGGGTGACAACCCCGAGGCCGGGCAGTCGGTGTTGCAGGTGGTGTTCGAGTCGTTCGTCACTCCGCGCACGGTCCTCGACGTCGATCTGGCGACGGGGGAGCGCACCGTCCTCAAGCAGCAGCCCGTGTTGGGGGACGTCAACCTGTCCGACTACGTGCAGCGGCGGGAGTGGGCCACGGCCTCCGATGGCACCCTCGTGCCGATCTCTGTCGTCCACCGGGTCGACCTCGGACCTGACGGAAGCAACCCTGGTCTCCTCACGGCATACGGTGCCTATGAGCATTCGAGCGATCCCTATTTCTCGGTGGCGCGGCTGTCCCTGCTCGACCGGGGTGTCGTCCATGCGACGGCGCACGTGCGCGGTGGTGGTGAGATGGGGCGGCACTGGTACGACCAGGGCAAACTGCTGGCCAAGCCCAATACCTTCAGCGACACCGTCTCTTGTGCCGACCGGCTCATCGAGCTCGGCTGGGTGGCACCGGACCGGCTCGGTCTCGAGGGTGGTTCGGCAGGTGGGTTGCTCGTGGGCGCCGTCGTCAACCTTGCGCCCGATCGCTTCCGTGTCGCGCATGGCGCCGTGCCGTTCGTCGATGCCCTGACGACGATCCTGCGACCTGACCTGCCGTTGACGGTGGGCGAGTGGGAGGAGTGGGGCAACCCGCTCGAGGACCCCGAGGTCTATGCAGTGATGAAGGCCTACAGTCCCTACGAAAACGTTGCGGCACAGGCATATCCAGCCATTCTGGCGACGACGAGCCTCAACGACACTCGGGTCTTCTTCACGGAGGCGGCGAAGTGGGTCGCGCGCCTGCGGGCCACTGTGACCAACGACGCCGCGACCCGACCGATCCTGTTGCGCACCGAGATGGCGGCCGGGCACGGTGGCCGAAGCGGACGCTATGCCGCGTGGGAGCAGGTCGCGTGGGAGTGGGCCTTCGTGCTCGACCAGCTTGCTGCAACATCACGACTGCCTGCGACCTCACACCTCCCGCGAGTGCACGATGACGAGCGGGCAGTCGGTGCGGCCCAGGAGCCGTCCCGAGACTGA